In Fibrobacter sp. UWH4, a single genomic region encodes these proteins:
- a CDS encoding NADH-quinone oxidoreductase subunit C: MMEANEMTFAETVVSVLTSKFGGKKDDAAKWDACVVVPKEYLHNAVEFLKNDPSMQFDMLLDLAGIDYLTYPNHEGPRFAVSYAFKSMKNPGRRVRLKVLVSEADLKVTTITDLYASANWLEREVYDQFGIVFEGHPDLRRILNHVEFVGHPLRKDYPAQKRQWLSTTDFLIPELEKRLEDKGYKVIQRSKEIMPVEEEYLEGSIRE, translated from the coding sequence ATGATGGAAGCCAATGAAATGACTTTTGCAGAAACGGTCGTTTCTGTCCTCACCTCCAAGTTTGGTGGCAAGAAGGACGATGCGGCCAAGTGGGACGCCTGCGTGGTGGTCCCGAAGGAATACCTGCACAATGCGGTTGAATTCCTGAAGAACGATCCGTCGATGCAGTTCGACATGCTCCTCGACCTTGCCGGTATCGACTACCTGACTTATCCGAACCATGAAGGTCCGCGTTTTGCCGTGAGCTACGCTTTTAAGAGCATGAAGAATCCGGGCCGCCGCGTTCGTCTTAAGGTGCTGGTCAGCGAAGCCGACCTGAAGGTGACGACGATTACTGATTTGTATGCAAGCGCCAACTGGCTCGAACGTGAAGTCTACGACCAGTTCGGTATCGTGTTCGAAGGCCACCCGGACCTGCGTCGCATTTTGAACCATGTTGAATTTGTGGGCCATCCGCTCCGCAAGGATTACCCTGCCCAGAAGCGCCAGTGGCTCTCGACGACCGACTTCCTGATTCCGGAACTGGAAAAGCGCCTGGAAGACAAGGGCTACAAGGTAATCCAGCGCTCCAAGGAAATCATGCCTGTCGAAGAAGAATATCTTGAAGGGAGTATCAGAGAATGA